Proteins found in one Arcobacter sp. F155 genomic segment:
- a CDS encoding GGDEF domain-containing protein: MQTKNKIILLVISIISFTFFLITIDMVYNFRNYGIQSIDDKAKAVAKTVEHSLTSQMVSGVIDDRELFLSQLEDIPNIDKIWLSRSQKVIDMYGKGFNNETARDDVDREVLQTGETKKVINDKIFSQSTYRITIPYNATSKGKINCMSCHTNAQEGDTLGAISIEMSIDDSKQIGIRTITDTLLIASVLMIVIIFLLNFIISPFLSLFDSIKRVMNKAQQGDYSYRIQNPKGKEAKDVALWINGLLEKLEITLEAIDSKISIFLSENHKVTDKDHLINVKNTVDRLSDVYKFRKTIEYDETIDDVYNRLAEVLKIKLGISKFNFFEISTITNEINLVHSEAKVICNIFDEGCRADRTNTTIDSTQFKDICPACPSCDKTNYFCVPYAISNELDLIISIYTDTVNQTIEVREMIPYIQDYVDAAKTVIVSKKLMNILEHNAQTDALTDLKNRKYLEDAIPSITSQTKRSGIAYGVLMLDIDYFKMVNDTYGHDIGDNAIKIVAQTLNENIRESDIAVRFGGEEFIVLLYNCDEKGAMDVAEKIRVNFAKKEIPTGGSTTLQKTMSIGVSMFPEDTEDLEEAIKYADLALYKAKNSGRNKVIRFDQSLV, from the coding sequence ATGCAGACAAAAAATAAGATTATTCTACTTGTTATTTCGATTATTTCCTTTACTTTTTTTCTAATCACTATAGACATGGTCTATAACTTTAGAAATTATGGTATTCAATCAATTGATGATAAAGCAAAGGCTGTTGCAAAAACAGTAGAGCACTCATTGACTTCCCAAATGGTGAGTGGAGTTATTGATGATAGAGAACTTTTCTTAAGTCAATTAGAAGATATTCCAAATATTGATAAGATTTGGTTAAGTAGATCTCAAAAAGTAATCGATATGTATGGAAAAGGGTTCAATAATGAAACTGCAAGAGATGATGTCGATAGAGAAGTTTTACAAACTGGTGAAACAAAAAAAGTTATAAATGACAAAATCTTCTCACAAAGTACATATAGAATCACTATTCCATATAATGCAACAAGCAAAGGCAAAATCAATTGTATGTCTTGTCATACAAATGCACAAGAAGGTGATACTTTAGGTGCTATTTCTATTGAAATGTCTATTGATGACTCAAAGCAAATAGGTATTAGAACTATTACCGATACACTACTTATTGCATCTGTTTTAATGATTGTAATTATTTTCTTACTAAACTTTATTATTTCTCCATTCCTTTCACTATTTGATTCTATTAAAAGAGTTATGAATAAAGCCCAACAAGGTGATTATTCATATAGAATTCAAAATCCAAAAGGAAAAGAAGCAAAAGATGTTGCTCTTTGGATTAATGGTTTACTTGAAAAACTAGAGATAACTTTAGAGGCAATTGATTCTAAAATCTCTATTTTCTTATCTGAAAACCATAAAGTAACAGATAAAGACCACTTAATCAATGTAAAAAATACAGTAGATAGACTATCTGATGTTTATAAATTTAGAAAAACAATTGAGTATGATGAAACAATTGATGATGTATATAATAGACTTGCAGAAGTTTTAAAAATAAAACTAGGAATTAGTAAGTTTAATTTCTTTGAGATAAGTACAATTACAAACGAGATTAACCTTGTTCACAGTGAAGCAAAAGTTATCTGTAATATTTTTGATGAAGGTTGTAGAGCAGATAGAACAAATACAACTATAGACTCAACACAATTTAAAGATATCTGTCCTGCATGTCCATCATGTGATAAGACAAACTATTTTTGTGTACCTTATGCTATTTCAAATGAGCTTGATTTAATTATTTCAATTTATACAGATACAGTAAATCAAACAATTGAAGTAAGAGAAATGATTCCATATATTCAAGATTATGTTGATGCTGCAAAAACAGTAATCGTAAGTAAAAAACTTATGAATATTTTAGAACACAATGCTCAAACTGATGCTTTAACTGATTTAAAAAATAGAAAATATCTAGAAGATGCTATTCCAAGTATTACTTCTCAAACTAAGCGTTCTGGTATAGCATATGGTGTGCTAATGCTTGATATTGATTACTTTAAAATGGTAAATGATACTTATGGTCATGATATTGGAGATAATGCAATCAAAATTGTAGCTCAAACTTTAAATGAAAATATCAGAGAATCAGATATTGCCGTTAGATTTGGTGGAGAAGAGTTTATTGTATTATTATATAATTGTGATGAAAAAGGTGCTATGGATGTTGCCGAAAAGATAAGAGTTAACTTTGCTAAAAAAGAGATTCCAACAGGTGGAAGTACAACACTACAAAAAACTATGAGTATCGGGGTGTCAATGTTCCCTGAAGATACTGAAGACTTAGAGGAAGCAATTAAATATGCTGACCTTGCACTATATAAAGCAAAAAATAGTGGAAGAAACAAAGTTATTAGGTTTGATCAGTCTTTAGTTTAA